TTGTCACTATTGTCCCTGCATCCTTATGTTTTGATTTCCTTGCTGCTGGTACATGTTCAATAAAAGGCCATACTCCTATCTTCCCATAAAAAAGAAGGTCACCATTTTCTCCATAATTTGTCCTGGCCACAACACACATGAACATGACTTTGGTTATGTACCTCTTCGATTGGCATGAACGATATGGTTCCTCTTCACCTGGAACAATGTAGTAAGTATCCGTCGTTGTTGTCAGGTAAAACCACTTCTCGTCAATGTGAATTTGACATGACATATCTTTGAACTTGATGAGATTTTGACCAATGTCTACATAAATTGAGGCAAGTGAAAACAAAATCCTTTGCATTTTGTTTGAATCTGTCAAGGCTGGGTGTATTGAGTTGCTATGTCTTTTTAATTCACCTTTTTCGACCCAACGTTGGACCGTAGCATGTCCAACTTTCAGTTTTTTTGCTATTTTATGAATTGATGAACGGTTCTTGAATGGCAAACTCTTTATCATCTCAATATTGATAGGCGCTTTTGGTTTATTAGAGTTGCCCAACCGATGTGATGGTAAGTGGAATGCTTTTTCCGCTAAGATATTCTCTTTCACTCTACTCCACCATAACCAAATCGTCTTCCGAGTGACTCCGTATTTTGTTGCCACTTCAGAAATTTTTCCCCTAAAAGGGATACCTTTGGCTGAATTAGCCAACAAAAACTGAGTTATTTCATCCTTTCCATCAAATGTTAAGTTGGTTTTTCCCATTACTAATGTGTTTTGTTCTACTAActgttttgttgatttttttcaGGTTAAGTAAAAAAGGATGATGGTTTTGGTGGTGAAAAGGAGGATGAAGATAGGAACTGGTTATGGTGGTTATTGTGTAGTTTTGCACTAATGTATAGGTGTAATATTGGATTAAAGTTGTAATATGTGGTGTAATATGTGATGTAATAGATGATGTAATAGTGTGGTGTAGTATGTTTAGAAAGAAAAGGCGCCAATATCAAATTTTTGGCCAAAAATTTCCCACGCACTAGGCTGCTGACCTGCTTTGTTCATTTTTATGCAAGTGGTTACTTTGTTTATGAAAATGATTAACTTTCTACTTATGTTAATTGTCCTTgtgtatatttttgcattttaagCTTGCTTTCCCCTTTTGCCCTCACCTTTTCTCTCCTTTCTTGGTTTCCCCCATTTCccctatgttacctttggattggtatggagggagtagcaTTTAAAGCTCACAATTACTCCTCAAAGATGGTGCAAGAATGATCAAGATGAATAAGAGCCCTAGCCTAAGTCAAACGTTGTAAACGAAGTTGTGTAACATTCCTAGATTGTTAAGTGACAGCAAAACCATGCGACAGTGCAAGACAATGTGGTTTCTGATATAATGAAAGGAGAATTTTAAAAATGTAAGCAAGTGTATAATCTTTCAAAAGCTTCATTGTTTTCAAAAGATACCATCTTACAAATCTGAAGAACAGAAGGAGATTACTTACATGTTGATTTTTGAAATAACAATCCTAATTGTGCAAATTGATTTTATTGCCAAAAATAGATAGTTCACTTTTTCTATTTATAGCAAAATTGTGAGTCCCAATAAAAGCTTTGAAAAACTCTTCTTACATTGGAAAATGATTTTCTTCTTGAGCCTTACAAACTGAATGTACTCTTTATATAATTGTAAATGAGAAAATATCTTGCAAAACTATTAAAATAGTGAAATGAAGCACCGTAGGATTCTTCTTATGGACACTTCTtatttattcttaagacttttaAGAGCATCTAATGAGATAAACTTTGCAAATCATTCTGCATTTAAAGTGTTGTTTTCTAAGTGTTTGCAAAATAAGTTTTCagttttaaaagtcttcaatccTTTTTCAAAAAAGGGCAGTAAAATCTCCATGTATTAGTTGGCTTCACTATGACATCTGAGTTTGTTCTATGATCTCGTGTTTAAGTTTTAATCGTGATCTCCATATtcattaagtgaaccactgagattcaAGACTTTGTAAACCTGTGAGATAGAacacataaactcttgaagcggagtatgtttaagtttgagtgcaaccggaatAGGTTGGCGAATTATTTTCATTGTAAGAGGTTTAGTAGTTTGAGTAAATttataaacaagcaataaaataacggttggacatAGGCTTCGGAGTAGAAGCTGAACCAATTGTTTAAaccatcgtcttgtttgtttatttacttttatcttCCTTTGCCATACTTAATCCGTATAAATTGTGTACTTGCGTCTGTGCAACAGTCCTTCATACTGTTGCTCAGATCTGCTGTTATTTTCTTGTGAACTTAAATTTGATTAAGTTTCTGAAATCTTGGGCTTAATAGTTCTGACTTGTGTTATCAAATAACCAAGTAAAGGAGAAATTTTTAAAAGTACACCTAGTTCACCCTTTCCCCTCTTAGTGTTAATcattcttaactcttcaattggtatcagagcctcgtgctcttgatattggttaaatccaaagagttgatcctatagttatggacgattcaaaacacactaagtatttCATTTTCAAGGGTGAAAATTATACTTTGTGGAAACACCGCATGGAGCACTAAGTAACatcccacgttaattgaagaggtccagtgataggcttaaatgactagtgcttaaagggattgaaagtattACTCATATCatcaaagtgcactttcttttatggtcatctaTGCAAAAGAACTTCATGGTTAAGCATGCTtgactgagagtagtcttaggataggTGATCTAccgggaaggttcccgggatgcacatgagtgaggaccaaatgcgctataaaggactcgtgttaatctgtgggccatgtacacagcctggtgagctatcatagtAACCGCTCCCGATCTGGTTTGGACTGGGGTGTTACAaactatgtcaaaagtgcggactatgaatattggttgatcattcaaaagggtcccctcaaatAAAGGCGACTAATGTCGATGGCACTAATTTATCCAGAGGGAATAAAGATGCAAGTGAGCAACCTGCTCAAATAGAAACTAATGAAGAAGCAAGTGAGCAACCTCCTCAAACAAAAATTGCCCCTCACTCACCCTCACAAAATAACCCTGATGCAACAGTGACATCCATTGTGACACAAGAACCAAACGAAGCCTCAAACACTTTTGTCCCTAAAAAATGAAAACACTAAAGTTCTCACCCTCTATCAAATTTAACCAGTGATCTAAATTATGGAATTAAAACCagatcatcgctccaaaacttcTGTGCATTTGATGCATTCCTCTCACAAATAGAACCCACTAATTTCACCATGGCTCTCAAAGATACATGTTGGGTTACGGCAATGGAAGAAGAATTGGAGCAATTTAAAAGAAACAAGGTATGacatcttgtccctaggccctctcaacgtactgtaattggtacgagatgggtctttcgcaataagtttgatgatgttggagaaatcgtaagaaACAAAGCTAGAgtagtggtgcaaggttttaaccaacaagagggaatttattatgatgaaacctttgcaccggtagctaggcttgaagccatatgtatgcttatagcttttgcatctcatattggcataaaactttttcaaatgcaTGTCAAAACCACTTTCTTAAATGGATAcattgaagaagaagtttttgtcgaacaaccCCAGGCTTTATAAATAATGAGTTCTCCAACCACGTTTTCAAACTTGATAAAGCATTTTacggtttaaaacaggctcccagAGCTTGGTAagataggctttcaaagtttctattggaaaacGGTTTTTTACGTGGTTCAGTCGATAGaacattgtttatcaagtcacagtgcgaggaactgttgcttgtgcaagtatatgttgatgacattatctttggtgcaacaaatgacaTCCTTTATAAATTCTTTTCAGATTTAATAAAATCTGgttttgaaatgagtatgatgggagagctTGGAGTTTTCCTTGGTCTTCAAATTAAACAAAGTGAAAAAGGAACagtgatccatcaacaaaagtatttgaaggAAATGCTAAGTAAGTTCGGGTTAACTAATGCTAATCTTATGCGTACACCAATGGTCTCTAAACTAGTCTTGACAAAGATGAAAATGGTAATAGTGTTAGTcaaaaggtatatcgaggtatgatcggttcattgctttatttaaccgctagtcggaccgacatacaatttagtgtgtgtgtgtgtgtatgtgccgtttccaatcaaatcataaggaatcacatttcaaagccgtcaaacggatttttaggtattttatTGAAACACAAGGTCTATATCTTTGGTATCCAACTatgaacttgatcttgtaggattttcCAATGCGGATTATGCGGGTACCTCGTTGGATAGGAAAAATACTTCGGGTATTGCTACATTCATGGGACCGTGTCTCGTTTCACGGGCTTCAAAGAAGCAAAATACCTTTGCTCTATCCACGATAGAAAGtgagtgtgacacccccatactccaagtgccttaccaggaccactcaggtataggaacgtcaccatctcgatttcccgagacAATGAtgatcaaatgacaataaagaaacataatttaaatagtaataaagtttagagtgattacaattccaaatccaaaactgaaaaaagtacaatacatgttctcaaaaccaaatgtctcaaactactaaagtatgacagcggaagactctaatcagctcgtggtgacacatcccagctagcccaaaagcTTCTAATCAAACCtgttcaacaactgctcaccatccccgaatggatcaccacagttttacaaaacaaagacggggtcagtactaattacacaatataaatcacaataaaacaCGTACCAAACAGCTCAGTCGTCACATCCAATCCCAACTCTATAACCAAtctcctcataactgactacacactaaagtgtgtagtcctgccagagtacccatcgcaa
This sequence is a window from Silene latifolia isolate original U9 population chromosome 8, ASM4854445v1, whole genome shotgun sequence. Protein-coding genes within it:
- the LOC141595700 gene encoding uncharacterized protein LOC141595700, with product MGKTNLTFDGKDEITQFLLANSAKGIPFRGKISEVATKYGVTRKTIWLWWSRVKENILAEKAFHLPSHRLGNSNKPKAPINIEMIKSLPFKNRSSIHKIAKKLKVGHATVQRWVEKGELKRHSNSIHPALTDSNKMQRILFSLASIYVDIGQNLIKFKDMSCQIHIDEKWFYLTTTTDTYYIVPGEEEPYRSCQSKRYITKVMFMCVVARTNYGENGDLLFYGKIGVWPFIEHVPAARKSKHKDAGTIVTKAVESITRQVTKDCIIQKIIPAIKAKWPANASKTIFIQQDNARPHISDLDPDFRAVATSDGFDIHLVFQPPNSPDLNINDLGFFRSLQTLQNDEVASTVDELVNNVMTAFIDHESMKLNFNYLTLQSVMVEIMKCRGHNDFKIPYMSKESLLRQGILPTNLTVDANLVIQCLEYLDTHE